The sequence CCACGCCTTAGTGCATCATCATCCATTGCTGGTAGATCATCATGCACCAGTGAGTAAGCATGAATCAGCTCAGCTGCACAGGCTGCACCATAGGCTTGCTTGATGTCACCACCTAGCGCTTGGCAGCTGGCAAACACTAATAGTGGTCGCACGCGTTTGCCGCCATTCATAACGCTATAGCGCATCGCAGCATATAGGCGCTCAAGCTCAGTGCTAGGTGCTTGTAAAAGCTGCTCAAGCGCAGCATCGACGTGAGTTTGGCAGAAACGCTGGTAATCGGTGATCAAGGCAGTGTACTTCCGTCCAGTGGTTTTTCGATCAAGGTGCCGTTTTGCTCAAGTAGAGTTTGCACGCGCTGCTCTGCATCCTGTAGTGCGCTTTGGCAATCACGTGTTAAGCCAATACCTTGCTCAAAGGTTGCAAGTGACTCTTCAAGTGATAAGTCGCCGCTTTCAAGGCGCTCAACGAGTACTTGCAGTTCATTTAAAGATTGCTCAAAACGGGGGTCTTTTTTCTGGCGAGCCATATCAATCCTCATAAGGTAGTGCAGCAGGTGTTCAGAATACAGTCCAAGTGTGGGGTGATTCAGCGCGCCAAACACGGGACGGTACAAAGTATAGCAGCACTGCTTGTTGAGCTAAATTATTTCAGCTACCGTGCGTGCCATGCGCAGGGTTAAAGCGCTAATGGCTATCGTTGCTAGACTATTTATTGCTTGCCGGTACTTTGTGTGTCGTTTTGTATTCGCTGTGATAAAGAAAATCAATCTATGTCACACGATGTTTGCGAGCGTTTGACTGCTTAGTTGGCAAAAAATACGACGTAGCGTGCTGATAACGCTAAGCTGCCAGGCTATGTTGTGAAAATCCTGTTGAAGTAGGCTTGGCTTTGTTTGAGAAAACGATGATATTAGCGCTGGATACACCCTGCTGAAGCTGGCTAAAGCATAATTTAATACAGTTTGAGTGTGTGAGCGTTGGTGAAGTGTTCTATGGCCGGTTGTGCAGCAGAGAAATAATAGCCTTGTAAGCGCTGGCAGCCGTGCTGGCGCAGAAACGTGGCTTGCTCTGCTGTTTCTACACCTTCGGCAACCACTTCGAAATCGAGGTGTGCGGCTATGGTTAAAATGCCTTGTATCAGCGCAATCGATTGTTGACAGTTGGGCAGCTCAGCAACGAACTCACGATCAATTTTGATACCGTCAAACTGGAAACGTTTGATATAGGTAAGCGAAGAGTAGCCGGTACCAAAGTCGTCTAAAAACAACAGTAGGCCTGCTGCTTTGAGCTGTGCAAGGGTGTTGTGTACTTGCGAGCCGCTGTCGAGCAAAGTGTTTTCCGTGATTTCTAATTCAATCAATCGTGCAGGTGTTTGCTCTTCTTGCATGATGCTGAATAATGAGCCAGCCAAATCAGCTTGTAAAAAGTCTAAGGGTGATAAATTTACTGCAATGCGCAGTGGTGTACCTTGATTGCTCCAAGCGGTTGCTTGTCGGCAAGCGGTGCGAAATACCCAGCGCGACACATCTAAGATCATTCCACTTTCCTCGAGCAATGGAATGAATTTATCTGGGCTGACTAAGCCGCGAGAGCTGGAACGCCAACGCAGGAGTGCTTCCATAGCAACAGGTCGGTTTGCGTTATTGATTTGCGGTTGATAAAACAGCTCGAATTCATCATGGCTCAATGCATGGCGCAATTCATCAGTCAATTGCTGACGTAAAGCGGCATCTGTAGCCAAGTCAGCGTTAAAGCTAACAAAAGCATTGCGGCCGATCTTTTTTGCACGATACAGCGCAAGGTCAACATGCTTAAGCAATTGTACGGTGCTGCCTGCCGCGTCTTGGCTGTATGCAATACCAATGCTTGCGGTGACAAATAATTCATATTGCACAATTTTGAAAGGTTCTTTAAAAGCACTGAGCAGTTGTTCGGCGACAACCTCTGCTTGCTCAAGAGAAGCACCTTGTAATGCCAGCAAAAATTCATCGCCACCCAAACGAGCCAAGGTATGTTTGTGCGCAGTAATATCCTGCAAACGGTTTGCAACAGCCTGCAGCAGTTGGTCGCCAATTTGATGGCCGACCCCGTCGTTAAGCTGTTGAAAGCGATCAAGGTCGATGAGGATAAGACTAAGCTCTAGATTGGCCTTTAGGGTTTGCTCGACGTAGTCAAGAATATTGTTACGGTTGAGTAGGCCTGTTAACACATCATGGTTAGCAATGTAGTGCAAACGCTGTTCGGCTTGTGTGCGCTCGCTAATATCGTTGAGCAGTAGTAATGTGTAGTTTTTGTCGTTACGTGCGAACGTGCTGATAGCTGCTTCTGCTGTTAATCGTTTTGTATTGCGATCAATCAACAGTAAGGCGGTTTTGCGTGAGCCGTCCACCAGTTGTTGCCACTGCTCGGCATTGCTAAATAATTGCTCTGGATTGCTCGCGCACAGCTGTGGCGTGTTCATGTTGAAAATTTGCTGTGCGGCGGGGTTGGCTTCAATGATTGTATGCTGATCAGTGATAACCAGCAGACCTACCGGCGCGGCATTGATTAGATTACGCAGCATCATTTCGCTTTCACTAAGGGTTTTATGATTGCTTTCAAGCTGCTGAAGCATGTTATTGATGTCTGTGCCCAGTTGGCTGATTTCATCTTGGCCATGTAAATGAGTGCGAACTTGAATATCGCCAGCGGCATAGCGCTGCGTTACATCACCAATATGGGTGATGCGCCTGACCACAAGCTGAGAATATAAACGGTTTAAAATAAAGCCTAGTGCCAGCAGCAAGAGCAATGCTTGACTTAAATACAGCCAAGCATTGTTGGTTGTTTGCTGCAAGAAAGGAGAGAAGTCCAGCTCAACCAATAGGGCTGCAGACTGTTCACTGTTGCTAAAACGCATGCGACTTAGCGGGTATATTGCCAGGTAGCGTTGATCTTTGAGCAAGTGCCATGATGGGGTGTGCTTATGCATTAATTTAATCATTTGCTGATCATCAAGTTGGCTGCGAATACTGGCCTCTAAGCCGAGGCGTGTAGCAGCAACTGTATGCAATTGCGAGTTGATCACTGCAGCCCATTGCACGTTGGGTAAGCTGCCAAACTCAGTCAGCTCAGTTGCCATCTCTTCTATGCGGTTGAGGCGAAGGTGATCATCGAGGCTGCTTTGCAATTGGACCAGCATGTGGTTGGTGTAGTTACGCCATGAGTTAAGCGCATTTTTTTGGCTGATGGGCAACTGAATAAGTATTAACAGAATGGCGAAAATGAGTGCAAAAACACCCAGCAGTGTAGGCATTGAGCAGCGAAGGGAGTAACGGCTTAACATCTGTCACCTGTGCAGCGGGGTAGCAGTTGCTTGTTGTCAATCGGCTGCTTTTGTAAGCGGCTAGTGAGCATATAGGTCTGCAGCTGTTCTATGCTGGCAGCTAAAAAATCTTGCTCAAAGTAACGCGTGTTGAGCGCTTTATCACCCATAACAATACCGTTGAGGGTAAATATGAGTGATTGTTCGTCTAGGCCTAGGCGCTTATGGATACGAGGATCGAGTTTGCTGCGGTGCTCAAACCAAGTCTCAAGGCTGCTAAACCAAAGTGCACGTAAGCGTTTGCGTAATTTTGGATTGCTGCGTTCACGGTTTACAACAAGTACATCAATGATTTCGCCAGGCAGGTCGCGACTGGTAAACAATGGTACTAAACCTATTGTTTCGAGCTGTGTATGCACAGAAGCATGATTAATAGATGCATCTATGCTGTTGTCTTTGAGAGCGTCTACGTGCAGATACAAGGGTAGATTAACGACTTGAATATCACCAGCTGATAATTGGGCTTTGCTTAAAATACGTGATAAAAAATAAGCACCTAGGGTGCCACCTTCAGCAGCGATGCGTTTACCTTTAAGTTCGCGGATATGCGCTACGTCTGGACGCGCATAAAGGACGTCAGCCCCAGCAGAAATATTGGTGATAAGTACTATTTCAATGTCGTGGCCAGAGCTTTGCAGCAAGATGGCTTCATCTAGCGTCAGCATCGCGGCATCGAGTAGGCCGTTGTGCATGCCGCGAATGACGCCGTTTGATGTTGAGTATTCAACCAGGCGGATGTTGGCTGTAGCAGCCCAGCCGAGCTCATCAGCAAGGTAGACTGGCGCGTAACCGAGCCAGCGGTTGCTGCCAATGCGCAGAGGTTCGGGTTCATTGCTGCAGCCGAGTATAAAACTGCCACACAGTAGGGCAAGCAAGAATAGACGCATTGATAAAATCCATTTGCTCAATAGAGTACAGTTTGAGACTTGCCAAATTACAGATGTTTGAAAGTTTAAGAAAAATGCTTACTACATTTATCATTAAAGACCGATGTAGTACATCGGTCTTTAATTGGTGCTTAAATTATTTTGTATAGGCAGCCACGGCTTTAGAGATTTCTTCGCGCGCAGCGGCAGCGTTACCCCAGCCTTCAACTTTTACCCACTTGCCTTTTTCTAGATCTTTGTAGTTCTCAAAGAAATGCTTGATTTGCTCAATCAGTAAGGGTGGCAGATCAGTGTACTCATGCACATCATTATACAGCTGAGTGATTTTTTCATGTGGTACAGCAATCAGTTTAGCGTCACCGCCGGCTTCATCGGTCATATGTAATACACCAATTGGGCGTGCACGAATCACTGCGCCTGGAGCCACAGGGTAAGGGGTGACCACTAGCACATCCAGAGCATCACCATCATCAGCGAGAGTGTTAGGAATAAAGCCATAGTTGGCGGGGTAGAACATCGGCGTAGCCATAAAACGGTCAACCATCAGGGTGTCGGTTTCGGTGTCAATTTCATACTTGATCGGCGCATGATTGGCTGGGATTTCAATCGCTACGTAGATGTCGTTAGGAACGTCTTTACCCGCGGGGATTTTGCTATAGCTCATTTGTATATCCAAATTAAAATAGAAAAGTGAAGCGATTATAGGCGCATTCGTTAGCGTATACCATGTATAGCTACGCCTCGGTTAATTGCACAGGTTGCTGTTGTTGCGTTGCTAAATATGTGGCTGGGTAAAGGTCAACGCTGAGACCATAACTGTGTGCCTTGTATGGGTAAGATATAGTTTCTGAAATGCTTATCTTCTAAAAAACCAGCTGACTCATAGAGGCGCTGGGCGATATCATTACTGGCAAGAATCGATACACGCAAGCGCACAACATTATTGCTGCGGGCTTGCTCAGCAACCACTTTCAGCAATTGATTGGCAACCTGTTTGCGGCGCGCTTCTTCAGCGACATACAAGTCATTAATGATCCAAATTGGACGCAATGATACCGATGAGAAACTCGGATAGACCAAGCAGAAACCCAACGCTGTATCGTTTTCATAGGCCAGTAAAATAATGGCTTCTTTATTGTTAAGGCGTTCTAATAAGAAGTCTTTTGAAGCCTCAAGTTGCGGCATAGCGCCATAGAGTTCACGGTAGCGGATAAACATCGGTAGCAAGTGGTCTAGATGTTCTAGGCCGGCAGAAATAATGCGCATGGCAATTCTCTTTATATTAAGGCGGCAGTAGTGTTAGCAATCGTGCCTTAAAAGCGTATAGGGATGCAAATGTGTTGCTGCGACTCGATAGGCGATTGTAGCCTGTTGATTATGCTAATCTTGCTAGCAATTATTTGAGGTCTGTATGCATATTCATATTTTAGGTATTTGCGGCACCTTTATGGGCTCCTTAGCCCTGCTAGCCAAAGAACTAGGGCATCGCGTTACTGGCTCTGATGCCAATGTCTATCCACCGATGAGTACGCAGCTTGCAGAACAGGGTATTGAGCTGATGCACGGCTATCAGCCTGAGCACTTGCAGCCTGCGCCCGATGTGGTGGTGGTGGGTAATGCGTTGTCGCGCGGTAATCCTGCAGTTGAATATATGCTCGACGTGGGCTTGCCGTATGTTTCAGGTCCGCAGTGGCTGGCGGAGCATGTGTTGCAAGGGCGCTGGGTGATGGCGGTCGCCGGTACTCACGGCAAAACCACTACCAGCAGCATGTTGGCATGGATTTTAGAGTATGCCGGTATGCAGCCAGGCTTTTTAATTGGTGGTGTGCCGCAAAATTTTGGCGTCTCTGCGCGTTTAGGTGCAACTGATTTCTTTGTGGTTGAAGCGGATGAATATGACAGTGCGTTTTTTGATAAGCGCTCTAAGTTTGTACATTACCGCTCGCGCACCACGGTACTCAATAACTTAGAATTTGATCATGCAGATATCTTCCCTGATTTAGCAGCGATTGAACTGCAGTTCCACCATTTGTTGCGTACCGTGCCGAGCAATGGTTTGGTGATTTATCCTGCGCGCGAGCAAGCGCTGCAGCGGGTGGTTGAGAAAGGCTGCTGGGCGCCCGTACAAACCACCGGGCCTGATGGGCAGTGGCAAGCGCATTTGCTTAAAGATGATGGTTCTGATTTTACTGTGTGGTTGGATGGTGTTGAACAGGGGCGGGTGCAATGGTCGTTGACCGGGCTGCATAACGTGGCCAATGCGCTGGCGGCGTTAGCGGCAGCGCGGCATGTTGGCGTGACTGCTGAGCATGGTGCACAAGCTTTAGCTGGGTTTGAGAATGTTAAGCGGCGTATGCAAAAAATCGCACAGGTCGCTGGCGTAACGGTGTATGACGATTTTGCCCATCACCCCACCGCTATTGCCAGCACCTTAGATGGTTTACGCAAGCAAGTTGGCCAGCAGCGCATTATTGCCGTGATTGAGCCGCGCTCCAATTCTATGAAGCTGGGCGCACACCGTGAAGGTTTAGCGCCGTCAACTGCATTGGCTGACTATGTGTTCTGGTATGCGCCGGATAACCTTGGCTGGGATTTGGCCAGTACTGTGGCTGATGCGCCGGTGCTAACGCAGGTCTGCAACAGCTTGCAAGCGATCATAGATGGTGTTTTAGCGTTGCTCGAACCGGGCGCGCAAGTGGTGATTATGAGCAATGGTGGTTTTGGCGGGATTCATGCGCAACTGGTGGAAGCCTTGGAGGCGATGCAATGATGGGTCCGCAACGGATTACTTTAGCGATGACCGGCGCCTCGGGTGCGCAATACGGTTTACGTTTACTCGATTGCTTGGTGCAAGAAGAGCGCGAAGTACATTTTTTGATCTCTAAAGCGGCGCAATTGGTGTTGGCCACAGAAACTGACGTGCTCTTGCCGCCCAAACCGCAAGCCATGCAGCAGTTTTTAACTGAGTACACTGGCGCGGCTGCAGGGCAAGTGCGGGTGTATGGTAAAGAAGACTGGATGTCGTCAGTGGCATCGGGTTCTGGCGCGCCCAACGCTATGGTGGTAGTGCCGTGCTCCACGGGAACTTTGTCAGCCATAGCCACTGGCGCTTGCAATAGTTTGATTGAGCGTGCCGCAGATGTGGCACTCAAAGAGCGTCGTCAGCTGATTATCGTGCCGCGCGAAGCACCGTATTCCAGCATCCATTTAGAAAACATGCTGAAACTATCGAATATGGGAGCTGTTATTCTACCCGCCTCGCCCGGCTTTTATCATCAACCACAAAGCATTGATGATTTGGTTGATTTTGTTGTGGCGCGTATTCTAAATGTTTTACAGATCCCGCAAGATATGTTGCCGCGCTGGGGTGAGCATCATCAAGCCGGCTGGGATGAGTAGAGCGCCGCTTGCGTTATTGCTAGTGGCGCTGCTACTCAGCAGTGGTTGCGCCAGTGTGCGCACCTTAGATGCTGCGCAAGCGGGCGCACCGGTGATTTATTCGGGCACGCGCCTGGATTGGTACAGTTTGCAAGGCGGCAGTTATCCGTTACAACGCTTTGGTGCGCAGGCGCCTAAATATGCGGCGCTTGATCTGCCTTTTAGTGTTTTGTTGGATACGCTACTGCTGCCGTGGGCGCTGGCGACTGAGTTGGGCGTTGGCTTAACTGTGCAAGGTGGGCTTTAACGATGCCTATGAGAAAGAGGCATTTGTCGCGAAGCGTTTTAGTAATGCCTAATAAATGCGCTATAATTAGTCGCTTACAAATCTTGACCGTTTCATTAACTAAGCCACGCCATGTAGCGTGGTTTGTTATTTTTGCCGCGCCAAAGCAAATAGGCGCCCAAACCTGAAGAGGCAACACTGATGAGTCCATTGGTAGGCGTGATTATGGGTTCCAAGTCGGATTGGAGCACAATGAGCCACAGCATAGACATGCTGGAAACCCTCGGCATTCCCTATGAAGTGCAAGTGGTGTCGGCGCACCGCACCCCTGACCTGTTATTCAGTTATGCTGAGCAAGCTCATCAACGTGGTATTGAGGTAATTATCGCCGGTGCTGGTGGCGCAGCGCATTTGCCGGGTATGTGTGCAGCAAAAACGCACTTGCCAGTCTTGGGCGTACCTGTACAGTCATCGATGCTCTCTGGAGTTGATTCGTTATTGTCGATCGTGCAGATGCCTGCAGGCGTGCCGGTAGCGACTTTGTCCATCGGTAAAGCGGGCGCAGTTAATGCAGCCCTTTTGGCCGCCAGCATCATAGGCCACCAGCACCCAGAGTTTCACGTGGCGCTCAATGCCTACCGTGAGAAACAAACACAAACAGTATTAGATAACCCAGATCCACGAGAGGCTTAAACAATGAAGGTTGGCGTGATTGGTGGTGGGCAGCTCGGGCGTATGTTAGCGCTGGCGGGAACCCCTTTAGGAATGCAGTTTACCTTTCTTGATCCAGCAGTGGATGCCTGTGCAGCAGTCGTCGGTGAGCACTTGCTAGCGGACTATGATTCGCCAACGCACTTAGAGCAGTTAGCGCAATCAGTTGATCTGGTGACGTTTGAGTTTGAAAGTGTTCCCGCCGAAACTGTAGCTTTTTTAGAACAGTTCGTTCCTGTCTACCCCAGTGCACATGCATTACGTATTGCTCGTGATCGCTGGTTTGAAAAGAGCATGTTTAAAGAGTTGGGTATCCCCAGCACCGAATTTGCCGATGTGCTTTCACAAGCTGATTTAGAATCAGCTGTGGCGCAGATTGGTTTGCCCGCGGTATTGAAAACACGCACCTTAGGCTATGACGGCAAAGGCCAGAAAGTATTGCGTGAGCCCGCCGACGTGCTGGATGCTTTTGCTTATTTAGGTAACGTGCCGTGCATTTTAGAAGGCTTTGTGGCTTTTACCGGCGAGGTCTCTCTGGTCGCAGTGCGCGCTCGGGATGGCCAAGTCAGCTGTTATCCATTGGTGCACAACACACATAACGATGGTATTTTGCATCTGTCGATTGCCAGTCATAATCACCCTTTGCAAACGCTTGCCGAAGATTATGCCAGTCGTGTTTTAAACCAGCTTGAGTATGTGGGTGTACTGGCGTTTGAGTTTTTTGAAGTGGATGGCGGTTTAAAAGCCAACGAAATTGCCCCGCGTGTGCATAATTCTGGGCACTGGACCATAGAGGGCGCGCAGTGCAGCCAGTTTGAGAACCACTTGCGTGCTGTCGCTGGTTTGCCGCTCGGATCTACTGAGGCTGTAGGCCATAGTGCGATGCTGAACTTTATTGGTAGTGTACCGCCAGCAGAGCAGGTGTTAGCCATTGCTGATTGCCATTTACATGATTATCACAAGGCTGCCAAAGTTGGCCGTAAAGTCGGACATGCCACCTTGCGCAGTGAGGATGCCAAGCAGTTGCAGCAAAAGATTGCAGAACTTGAGGCGCTTTTAAAGAATTAAGAAGCACAGGGTTGCATAACTGTAAGGCTGCCTAGTAAGAACACCATTCACAGCACTGTAGAGGATGTATATGGGAATCTTAGGCACATTAGTTATCGGTTTTTTGGTAGGTATTATTGCCCGTATTTTAAAGCCGGGTCCCAGTGGTATGGGCTGGGTCATGACCATTATTTTAGGCTTGGCCGGTTCTGTTATTGCCACCTATAGTGGGCAGGCGCTGGGTATTTATCATGCAGGTGAGCCTGCAGGTTTTATTGGTGCTGTGCTGGGCGCTGTGGCCTTGCTGTTTATCGCTGAAGCGCTACGCAAGCGCTAACGGGTGGTCTGCATGCGTTTTTTATTGCTCGGTATAATATTGTTTGTTGGTGTTGCTCAAGCGACGCTGGAAGAAACAGATTGGCTCGATCTTTTGCCTGAATCAGATCGACAAGCATTATTTGATATGCCTGAAATCAAACATGATACGCCGGAAGCTGAAAGTGGTTTTTATGTGCCCGGCGGCTTGCGTTCGACAGATAAAGATTTACCTGCAGTGATGTATTCTGCACAAACAGTTCCCGAGTTTGATGGCCGTAAGATCTTATTAGGTGGTTATCCTGTACCTTTAGAAACCAATGATAAAGGTAACTTTGTTGAGTTCTTTTTGGTGCCATACCCTGGCGCTTGCATTCATGTGCCGCCACCGCCGCCTAATCAAATTATTCTTGTGCGTTATCCGCAAGGTGTTGATTTGCAAGATATCTATGCACC comes from Pseudomonas sp. C27(2019) and encodes:
- a CDS encoding exodeoxyribonuclease VII small subunit, yielding MARQKKDPRFEQSLNELQVLVERLESGDLSLEESLATFEQGIGLTRDCQSALQDAEQRVQTLLEQNGTLIEKPLDGSTLP
- a CDS encoding bifunctional diguanylate cyclase/phosphodiesterase, whose protein sequence is MPTLLGVFALIFAILLILIQLPISQKNALNSWRNYTNHMLVQLQSSLDDHLRLNRIEEMATELTEFGSLPNVQWAAVINSQLHTVAATRLGLEASIRSQLDDQQMIKLMHKHTPSWHLLKDQRYLAIYPLSRMRFSNSEQSAALLVELDFSPFLQQTTNNAWLYLSQALLLLLALGFILNRLYSQLVVRRITHIGDVTQRYAAGDIQVRTHLHGQDEISQLGTDINNMLQQLESNHKTLSESEMMLRNLINAAPVGLLVITDQHTIIEANPAAQQIFNMNTPQLCASNPEQLFSNAEQWQQLVDGSRKTALLLIDRNTKRLTAEAAISTFARNDKNYTLLLLNDISERTQAEQRLHYIANHDVLTGLLNRNNILDYVEQTLKANLELSLILIDLDRFQQLNDGVGHQIGDQLLQAVANRLQDITAHKHTLARLGGDEFLLALQGASLEQAEVVAEQLLSAFKEPFKIVQYELFVTASIGIAYSQDAAGSTVQLLKHVDLALYRAKKIGRNAFVSFNADLATDAALRQQLTDELRHALSHDEFELFYQPQINNANRPVAMEALLRWRSSSRGLVSPDKFIPLLEESGMILDVSRWVFRTACRQATAWSNQGTPLRIAVNLSPLDFLQADLAGSLFSIMQEEQTPARLIELEITENTLLDSGSQVHNTLAQLKAAGLLLFLDDFGTGYSSLTYIKRFQFDGIKIDREFVAELPNCQQSIALIQGILTIAAHLDFEVVAEGVETAEQATFLRQHGCQRLQGYYFSAAQPAIEHFTNAHTLKLY
- a CDS encoding ABC transporter substrate-binding protein, with the translated sequence MRLFLLALLCGSFILGCSNEPEPLRIGSNRWLGYAPVYLADELGWAATANIRLVEYSTSNGVIRGMHNGLLDAAMLTLDEAILLQSSGHDIEIVLITNISAGADVLYARPDVAHIRELKGKRIAAEGGTLGAYFLSRILSKAQLSAGDIQVVNLPLYLHVDALKDNSIDASINHASVHTQLETIGLVPLFTSRDLPGEIIDVLVVNRERSNPKLRKRLRALWFSSLETWFEHRSKLDPRIHKRLGLDEQSLIFTLNGIVMGDKALNTRYFEQDFLAASIEQLQTYMLTSRLQKQPIDNKQLLPRCTGDRC
- the ppa gene encoding inorganic diphosphatase, producing the protein MSYSKIPAGKDVPNDIYVAIEIPANHAPIKYEIDTETDTLMVDRFMATPMFYPANYGFIPNTLADDGDALDVLVVTPYPVAPGAVIRARPIGVLHMTDEAGGDAKLIAVPHEKITQLYNDVHEYTDLPPLLIEQIKHFFENYKDLEKGKWVKVEGWGNAAAAREEISKAVAAYTK
- a CDS encoding GNAT family N-acetyltransferase gives rise to the protein MRIISAGLEHLDHLLPMFIRYRELYGAMPQLEASKDFLLERLNNKEAIILLAYENDTALGFCLVYPSFSSVSLRPIWIINDLYVAEEARRKQVANQLLKVVAEQARSNNVVRLRVSILASNDIAQRLYESAGFLEDKHFRNYILPIQGTQLWSQR
- the mpl gene encoding UDP-N-acetylmuramate:L-alanyl-gamma-D-glutamyl-meso-diaminopimelate ligase; its protein translation is MHIHILGICGTFMGSLALLAKELGHRVTGSDANVYPPMSTQLAEQGIELMHGYQPEHLQPAPDVVVVGNALSRGNPAVEYMLDVGLPYVSGPQWLAEHVLQGRWVMAVAGTHGKTTTSSMLAWILEYAGMQPGFLIGGVPQNFGVSARLGATDFFVVEADEYDSAFFDKRSKFVHYRSRTTVLNNLEFDHADIFPDLAAIELQFHHLLRTVPSNGLVIYPAREQALQRVVEKGCWAPVQTTGPDGQWQAHLLKDDGSDFTVWLDGVEQGRVQWSLTGLHNVANALAALAAARHVGVTAEHGAQALAGFENVKRRMQKIAQVAGVTVYDDFAHHPTAIASTLDGLRKQVGQQRIIAVIEPRSNSMKLGAHREGLAPSTALADYVFWYAPDNLGWDLASTVADAPVLTQVCNSLQAIIDGVLALLEPGAQVVIMSNGGFGGIHAQLVEALEAMQ
- the ubiX gene encoding flavin prenyltransferase UbiX, which codes for MMGPQRITLAMTGASGAQYGLRLLDCLVQEEREVHFLISKAAQLVLATETDVLLPPKPQAMQQFLTEYTGAAAGQVRVYGKEDWMSSVASGSGAPNAMVVVPCSTGTLSAIATGACNSLIERAADVALKERRQLIIVPREAPYSSIHLENMLKLSNMGAVILPASPGFYHQPQSIDDLVDFVVARILNVLQIPQDMLPRWGEHHQAGWDE
- a CDS encoding YceK/YidQ family lipoprotein — translated: MSRAPLALLLVALLLSSGCASVRTLDAAQAGAPVIYSGTRLDWYSLQGGSYPLQRFGAQAPKYAALDLPFSVLLDTLLLPWALATELGVGLTVQGGL
- the purE gene encoding 5-(carboxyamino)imidazole ribonucleotide mutase; this encodes MSPLVGVIMGSKSDWSTMSHSIDMLETLGIPYEVQVVSAHRTPDLLFSYAEQAHQRGIEVIIAGAGGAAHLPGMCAAKTHLPVLGVPVQSSMLSGVDSLLSIVQMPAGVPVATLSIGKAGAVNAALLAASIIGHQHPEFHVALNAYREKQTQTVLDNPDPREA
- a CDS encoding 5-(carboxyamino)imidazole ribonucleotide synthase — encoded protein: MKVGVIGGGQLGRMLALAGTPLGMQFTFLDPAVDACAAVVGEHLLADYDSPTHLEQLAQSVDLVTFEFESVPAETVAFLEQFVPVYPSAHALRIARDRWFEKSMFKELGIPSTEFADVLSQADLESAVAQIGLPAVLKTRTLGYDGKGQKVLREPADVLDAFAYLGNVPCILEGFVAFTGEVSLVAVRARDGQVSCYPLVHNTHNDGILHLSIASHNHPLQTLAEDYASRVLNQLEYVGVLAFEFFEVDGGLKANEIAPRVHNSGHWTIEGAQCSQFENHLRAVAGLPLGSTEAVGHSAMLNFIGSVPPAEQVLAIADCHLHDYHKAAKVGRKVGHATLRSEDAKQLQQKIAELEALLKN
- a CDS encoding GlsB/YeaQ/YmgE family stress response membrane protein; this encodes MGILGTLVIGFLVGIIARILKPGPSGMGWVMTIILGLAGSVIATYSGQALGIYHAGEPAGFIGAVLGAVALLFIAEALRKR
- a CDS encoding DUF3299 domain-containing protein, with amino-acid sequence MRFLLLGIILFVGVAQATLEETDWLDLLPESDRQALFDMPEIKHDTPEAESGFYVPGGLRSTDKDLPAVMYSAQTVPEFDGRKILLGGYPVPLETNDKGNFVEFFLVPYPGACIHVPPPPPNQIILVRYPQGVDLQDIYAPLWVKGILRVQASSNELADSAYTIEAQTVELITE